One Hydractinia symbiolongicarpus strain clone_291-10 chromosome 7, HSymV2.1, whole genome shotgun sequence genomic window, tattaaaactaatttttattttatttttaaatgtttttatttgttttttttttgttttaaaagctcCGTTGGtcgttaatttaattttactccCGGCTACCGTGTGCGCGCAGTATCacacggaaacaaagtttatcaactgaaaaatgaaaaccgaagcgaagaaggttgtctctttttcaaagtaatcctgaaaaaagttatttcaaacaatgtttactcatcatgaggttagattaAGTCTTATCTTGTTTCTTCTATCATTTTTGtattctgggaccgaggttgctttctttttttaaaaaaactatcgaattcgaatgataattcgaatctaagaagtaaagaacaaaactgttgtcgttgtagagcgactgttgttgtcgagcgagaataaaaaaagtttatgttgtgttcagaaatatttgttataaacaagaaaaacgtacgatgatataccgtcaaaaagagaactgattggagatgtatcagacaattgtaggtggctatacattttcaatttgttttcttttgggatgaagcgaagtttaataatcgaaataaaaaacttattgaacttttatccagagaacgctagATAGCAgcctactgagaaagcgaaagaaaaccaggtgtgttgtttagattatctggtagagaaatgaatttagtTGAATAACGATATTTAAGCCGTTTACACTTTCaaagctaaactttcccttaaatATGAAGTGAAATATGTCTTGCGCCTgaatatattcttttttgtaaaaatataccCTGGGTCagttaagaatatcttaagaatatgTCCTACCTCGATTGTTTGTTATAAATATAACAATAATTTGCCAATAGCTACAGCAGGCTTTATTtcattaaggcattatatattttcaggacaTGGCCATGCTAAGAATATATTCAGAATAAttgaggatagcatttgtcaaaaagttaaaaacattaaGGCTGAAACGGaataattcttataaaatacacggTGCATAATATAcagaagaatttacataaactttAGGAGCTTCAATACTGTGTCCAAAAGTTTTGCTAAACTAGTGTAGAACTCGTACAGCAAAATCTTGATCATCATATAAAAGCAGCAGCGCATCGCAGATATGCACTTATAAAGAACGAGAATGTTACAGTATCATAAAGCTGCAACTCAGTTATgcacatatataaaaaaagaatgtttatatATAGAATAATGAGAGAGAAAGAGAGTTTCCGTGTTAGTTGCTCGAGTAAGGAGGAGTGTGCTCGCGGATGTTAATCAGTAGTTAAATATTAATAGCCGATGCTTACCTAATATACATAGTGTGGTGTCAGATGAAATCTCTCTTCTGTTTTCAGTCCCATAATTGAAGGTGCAAGATTCTCCGCTAAAAACTTTGCATAATATTTCGACATCGCTCGCCGCATTTTCGTcattttgtttaattatttttagcagATATTCCTGAATCTCTGGATTAACAATAAATGCTCTTTGTATTTTTGATAATAACTTTGTTAAACCGGATGATGTAGAACAGGAAATTAATTCCTTATGTAAATCCAAACCTGTTAAAGGATTACTGACGCTGACTTTGATTGCTGGACTTTTCCCTGTCGATGGTTGTCCCGCGAATAAGAAGAACGTATTCAAATTAACAGCATAACCATCTCTTATTTCGCAATTGAAATTTTGGCTTGATGCTAAGTAATTAATTGTAGTTAAAATTGAAGGTAATACGAATCCGATATTTGTTCCGACGGACTTAGCGATGGCGTCAATGAACTGATACAAAGGTTCTGTCAAAACTTTATTGTAGTTTATTTCATGCTCCATGAGTTTCTTATTTAGTTCTGCCCAAGTTTCATCCGATTGTGATTTTATGATTGTTTTTATAGACATTTTAATTCTTTGTTAATACAGTAAAGAAGCTATATTGTTACGTCGGCCGTTCGTCGCTAAAGCTGTCGTTAATATAACGGACGTGATTGCAATGCATTGCTTTTATAAGCGAAGAAACCTTTGCATTGCAATTTTAGGAGAAAGCTATCGTTAATAACGGACGTGATTGCAATGCATTGCTTTTATGCGCGAAGAAACCTTTACATTGCAATTTCAGGTGTACGCGTTGGTCGCGTAGGTCGCGTTGGTTTGTACATGTATTTCCTTTTTGTGGTTTGGATTGTTACTGtagttttttgttatttaattttaattattatatttttgtgtttgttatttttattattacttggattttattctcttttttatttttgttggccTACGCGTTGGTCatgtattttaatttaattgtaaaattaaaatgacaGGTGGTATTCTAAAGTCTAGCCAAactttaaatgtattttttctgttgttactgtttttaacgctacaCACTGTGTaattcagtgttgatgtcgttataaaaaaactaaacctaaatcctaaacttaaatcaatgtttacatctgttacgttacaattgtttgaaatatattcgattcttaaattcgaaaacactgcattgttatcttctttgcttttatgcgtgattttctagattataagtttgggtctgttctttgaatatttcggtagatatacaatatgcaaaatgattcaagtttttatatttctcttttatgtgtttcaactattaatttcttatattttgagttcTGGAATGGCCAAGCAActatatagttttagcgtatttcACTTTTTATGAACGATCGCTAGACAcctttgattttgttggacattttccattttattttacaattttatttatttacttatttttttgttgcacatgcgtatatttttagacgttatgtttcagcggttatacacatagaataatgcagattgtgagcaacctcgatcccaatgcatttttttatctttctgccatcccgttataaaagagacataGAGTCCTgggtcgaggttgaaatgtgagttttgaaaattcaaataactgtgttgtatgtttttgtttggtatcccttacatcggtttaatgagagattcaatggattcttccacgggaattcagaTAActgttaatttcttatattttgtgtaaaagggttgctgtatgcaatagactgattATTTGATTTTGGTATGACGTGTTACAAACTGTACAGTgtggaaattttgtaataactttaTTTGTATAACTGGGCAGAAtatgttggattttttaaatgtctgatatacttttttccctgttgtacttctggcatggcaaagcaagtataaattttagcagatttcactttttaagtaacggttgttagacgccttttgattttgttggacatATTGCATTTtgcattgttgttgttgttgttgttgttgttgttgttgttgttgttgttgttgttgttgttgttgttgttgcaactGCTTATATTTCAACGTTTTGGTTTCAACGGGTGTAAATATAAAGTTACCAAGTTTCCATGCtgtatatatgtttttgtttggtatccttaCATGCATTTCATAGAGACATTcggtggattcttccacgggaattcggctagtTATATATATTCCACGAGGAAAGTATTTGTCAAGAAAATTAAGAACTTttgtttgtaagaatatactctaaacaatgggCCAGAATATCcgaagaatatgtctaagcttgattgtttgttttaatatcaaatattgtatgatgcacaaatttaattagaagtttacttttttatgcgTATATATCTCACAAACTGGACCTTTGGACTCCAATGCAATGGGCAAATACACCagggaaagttaagaacatgaaggctgaaatgaaaaaaaacactattcttataaaatacagcgcTTATACCGTAGAGAAgaatatataaaatgtaaaaagtaagtTTTCCGTTGTTACAgtttttaacgctacgaagtggttgatgtcgttataataaaccttaatgttaacaaagttaaatcaatgtttacatcttttACGTTACCGTTTGAAATATTATTCGATtattaaattcgaaaacactgcattgttatcatgcacggcacgtttgcgcattgggaGAGTTGCTGTATGCAAcagactaaatagctaatttggtatgatgcattagaaactgGAAGTTTTGCAATAATCTttttttgtgtgacttaacgATTTTTTCCTAATGTCTGGTATGttattttccctggtgtacttctggcatggtagagcaagtatatagttttagcagatttaGCTTTTTACATAACCGTTGTTAGACACCTTCGATTGTGcgatttgcatttttattttattttatttttattttgttgttggacctgcttatatttttaaacgttctgtataatgcagattgtgagcaacctcaatcccagggctttttgtctcactttttttaatttttttttattgccgCACATGCTTActttttggacgttttgtttcagcggttatagatatagaataatgcaaattttgacttttaaaaattcaaattactgtgttctttgtttttatttggcagCCATCATATGGACtcgatgagagattcagtggattcttccacgggaattcggctagtTTAAGTTAATTTAATCATTAagtttttttcctgttttttattATGGTGGAATTTTCCAAGTAAACGGGCCACGTCTTCAAGTAAGAAATTCAATCTTTGACTggtttttaaatgtttagcCCCTAACGCCATGTTTGTGCAAATTTGGCTAGAAATTTTTTAAGCTTTATAGTTTTATTATCCGCAACAGAACATTAACCACGCTGGGAAAAAACCCTtctctgaaataaaaaacaatttaatgatTCAGGATTTTTCAGACAATTGCATATTACAatacttaaaaataaataaacaagcaAATATTCCGCTTCCTGTCTTCGACGCTTGCTTCTTATTCACTTTCATTTTCCTTGCAAATTTTCAGATCGCAGTATTGCTTTTCAGTATCCATTAATGTTGTGAAACACCATGGTCGCTCTCTTTTGCCACCTGGGTTACGACAATAATTATGCTTACCAAGCCCGTCGGCTTGGTTACTCGAATCGTAGTCATGACGATGTGGATACTTCATGTTCCAGGGTTGGCACGTTACTCCTTCTTCTGTGTAATCCAACTTGCCTCTGTAATCACGACCTTTAGTAGCTTTGCTAACGCAAACATTTTTGCTTTCCGGGCTTGGAATTTTATTACACTTGTACATAGCTCTGACTCGAGCAATGTTAAGAAAGGATAAATAGCTTCGTTGACCAAGATCAGTTTGTAGGtaccgatattttttttgaacttCAATTGTTggctttttatttttggaaCCAAATGTTGGTGCGAGATTCATAATTGACCAAAAGTCAAATGGATATCCCATGCTGTCAATGTCTTTCGATATTTCTAAATGAAGAGGAAAGCAGTAAAGCGTGGTATAGTATAAataacgttttaaaaaaacaagacgatataattcgcaaaaatttcttaTCGCGAGATACACAAAAGTCAGGCAGTTGGCAACATTAGTTCTTGCgcaaaacaactttaaatttgTTACATTCGCAAACATGGATGGGACAGGAGTTCAGTAGTTAAAAGGGTTAAATTTCCTGAGTATAATAGGATAGTGGTGGAATACGATTAAAGGAACAACAAATGTGtgttattctttttatttatccatcttcgcgaaaataaattcgaGCGAACCACCTCCCCCTCCCCTTCCTGAGAAATAAGATTTAAACTTACCAAAAATATCGTTCATGAAGTCATATATGTTTTTCTCAAGAACTTCTATAAATTTACTTCGATCTGGCCTGTTGATTTCATTTTCCAATCCAACAGCTTGTCCAATTAGACGCATGACAGTTCCTTTATCACCACAAGATTCATCAACAGACAAGATTTGCTGACCAGGAAGAATACCATCTCCTAACCAACATCTAAATGTTTAGTTGCAGTGAAATGAAATAATCATGTCGTGAACCTAACAGACGACGTTTGGAAGTCTATTTCTGCTTTTGCAGTCCTTGTTTCTGCTCTTTAAAGCCAAGCTGCAGCTTAACAGTTGTTAGGCTGTTGCTGTTTAGCTGCTTCATATTACGATAATAAGGAACCTTTTAGATTAACCAAActgaaaacaagaaaaaaaaaaaaaaactcaccCTATTTTGTGGCTTGAGAAGAAGATATGAGGGACCATTTTTTCCCAAAACTCTTTGCTGCTGATATTCTTCATTAAAGATTCGCTGTTTTTTAAATGCACAAACGCaagacagcctttaaatgtctTTTGCCACTCCtttattgcatttttaattGCAGATTTTGTTTCGGGTTCTAAAACGTTAAAGGTTGAATATAGTGCGTGGTTATGATActtcatgattttttgtgttTATCTAGATGCACAAACATGCCAAATTTGGAGATCCCATCCTTCTCAATTGATTTATTTAGTAAACATTTATGAAAGATTACAAATTATGATTACATGCAAGCATACATGCATGTAAAATATTCTGTTGTAAATATGGTTCCAGCGAAATTAGATAGGGTAATACTCGAAACTACTTCTTAAATTTCTATGAAATCTTTATAAGCCTATCAAAAATTATGGAGGGGTGCAGAATCCTTCCCACACACCCTCCCGATCATAGTATCAGAAAAACCAGCATTGTAACCGCGCAAAAATTCACGAATTTTCTATAGGGAATTATGTAGGCCAGGTAATATCTTTTGATCAGCAGAGGCATGCATTCTGCCTCTTTGTTTCGACGGGAAATTTCCCTTAGACTCCACACTAATTGGTTTCACAAGATGCCCTGTGGATGAGGTTTGGAAATCATGTTTTTGGGGCGCAGAAATGGCAAAATATTGcataaattgaaaattttatcGGACATTCTTCAGGTGACTATAAAGTATTAGATAAAAAATGTGTGCTTGGAGAGCAATTTCATATGATGGTGATCTTATTTCAGCACGGTACACTGAACAAAGCTGAATTATCATGCTTCAGTTACTTCGTTTGGGCTACAAAAATGGGGCACTTTGTGACATTTATATGAAGTGTTAGGTTCCTTTTTGTGCTGCAAAAAGGAACATTAACCACCTTGCGTATAAAAAGGAAACCACAATATGTCAAGTAATTAGTTCCTCTTTGAAATTTCACAGGGCACCTTTGAAGTATAGAAATTGTCTAGCTGTGTCGCTATTCTAAGTTTGCAGCTAttaaacaatttagaaaaaatgttttgtatttgtgtgctttatctACCTTAATTGAAACTAGCCTTGAGCGCATAAAATTTCCATGAGAATTCACCTATCCCATTTTTTGTCCATTTAACTAAGCGTTCTTCTCggatattaaaataattttctcttACACGAAAGCTTTACGCGCAAAATAATGTGTCAGGGAAAACCCCCAATTGAAATTCTCCAATaaacagaaaataatttttacacaaaattaaaTCAACCAATGGACAGCGTGGCCACAATTTACCCTCTTAAGTAATAGGAGAATTGATGTTAGTTGGTGTGGTTACTATTCTCACTCAAAACAATATTTCATAATAATCAGATCAATAAAAGTAAACAGTCAAAAAAAGCGGAAAATTTGTTTGCGACCAAGTGTAATTTACCCAACCTTAACAAAAGGGATTATGCTGGTTCTCCCAGGTCTATTATTTTTGATTCACAGACAGACATTGAGCATTATAGTACAGAATTACACTCAAACATTTCTCCTTGCTTCTTGATAAACATAATACAAACTGCAATACTCACTGAAACCCTGACTAAATTTGTAGTAAACAGTGTTATTCTTCCAAAGATGACTCTTACTGACAGCTCTTTTGTTGCTATCATCACTCTTGTCGCCTTCAAATAACGATTTTTGCTCTGGATCTAACCGCATATCGCCTTGAGTCAATCCTTTATCTAACGGTAAAGGAAGGTGAAAACTTTAGACTAATTAATTTTATAAGCAAAGTAATTAGCTGCATTTCTTTTATTACCATGGTTAAGGTTCAACTCAGGTGAAGCGCTGATTTCTTCATCATCATTGTCATCATCTTCGTCGTTTTCCTTTTCGTCATCATCAGTGTTTTCAATTTCGTCAGTATCTTCAGCATCGTTAGACCCTTCAAAGTCATCAGGTTCACCTAGTGTTTTTGCAGCAGTTGTATATGGACATATCAGGAAACCAATTAACAAGAGCACCTGAACACCAAGATATCTTTTCATGTCTGTCAGCAGACTGCCTgaagtataaaaaaagtttccttaaagtttaattgatttttttgagcaaaaaaaatttttatgcacattttttaaatttaccagTCAAATGCaattaatttttacttttagcAAACATTTATTCTTATGTTGCTCTCAAACACCACGTGAGTAATACAGGACTCGCAAATTATAAATAAACGAAACAACAATAAATTTGTACATACCAATATACCAATACAGTCCGAACTCAAAGAGTAAACCTTCCAAATAATGTAACTTTAAACACGAGCGCTTTTTTATCAAGTGAGATGCTGGCACTCTAGTTCAGGTTCACTGGTTTTTGTTCATTTTAATAAGCAGGGTGAAAGGTTCGTTGTAGCTATGAATAAATCACACATGAGGTCACACGATAAACAtggcttatttttttaaaaatccaatAGGTTTAGACTTTGTTAACATAACGTTATGTTTTGCAGCTTGTATTTCTATACGATGTTCTCTCGGTGTGGTTTTTCATAATCATTACTATACGTTATGTAGTAGAAAACTTGCGGGTCGAAAGTTTCTTCCGCTTTAGAGTGGTGTAGACTTTGGAAAGTTTTGGTCGAAAGTAACTGGTAGAAGCATTTAGCGAAGAAGAAGGTACGAGATAGAATTCCCTTGTAATTAGCCACTATGTGAAAGGTAAAAAACAAGGCTATTGGATATTAGCTATTGGTTGAAGAGAAGGAAATAACtgtgttttaaattatcctaCAAATATGGTTAGCCAACATTATTGTAGCACACAAGCAGCCCTCGTTTTCAAGAAATACTTTCCGCAAAAAAAAGTCTAaataagattatttttttgctatgaTATTTACTATATTCTTTCTACTTAGCGACAGTTCACTATGCAACCTTGTCATTTGCATCTACACATAAAGTTAAAGAAAGTTCTAGATAAATAAATTGCATAAATAAGCAACTACATAAAAAAAGAAGCAATAAACTATTGTTCAACCATAATGTTCGTTGTAATTATTTGGAATAATCGAGCATTTTCGTAGACAGAGTAGTTGTTCGCCAGTTGAATTTCCAGAATGTTCACACCATGATCTAGCATATTTGTTGAACTTATTGTGAATTCACGACATCTACTTTGATACCTTACTAATATATTTAATTCGTAAagagattgttttttttatcatacctTGTTCCGTAATGTTGCATGAAAGTATTAGCTTAGTTGACTAAGCTTTCTTTCAGAATTTCAGTCTCTCTCGTAAATTAAATTCACTGATCAGCACGAACTAAACTGCGTCACATGATACACCCCTTAATTGGGACATACTTTTCAGTAAAATGCAAAATGAATAtaactgtggaaagtttatcatttcttgaacatgatagtttagtaggcggcgtttcgggagatccttctcccatcgtCGGACagagtaaaatgatgttgcgcatgtatttatataattacagaagatcgaaattcataaaaattaaccaatcagaaacgagctgataattacagttaattacggtaattaacattttcggacctggatgtaggtaactactttttctgtagggctggtaaccaaatctcaggaagttgatacgagatgctgtttatgtgtttgttacgttctacactgttgatggtttctttagtcttcctggccgttgttctggattctctgtcaatgattttcttctcatcccaattaaactgatgacttctgctccacctgtggtccgcaatttagtttttctttatatctccgtttctcactgcgcgcatatgttcttgtactcgttgcttaaactttctttttgtttcgcctatatacactgcgtCACAATCTtcacacgggatttcgtaaacaacattgcttggTTCTTCcagttttattttgtcttttggtttagacaaagtgcttcttagggtgtctttagaggtaagaatgcatttgatcttgtgttgccttaaaactcgacgaaggatctcgctggtacctggtacgaagggtaggaatgctgatgcgataaattcctctgatggtggtaatatttttaaaaccatGGGGCTGTTTAATCAAAAACTTTAGAATTgtataaaataaattcaaaaaattaatttatttctttaattaatttaattactttattttattaactacactaaagaa contains:
- the LOC130649152 gene encoding zinc metalloproteinase nas-36-like, whose translation is MKRYLGVQVLLLIGFLICPYTTAAKTLGEPDDFEGSNDAEDTDEIENTDDDEKENDEDDDNDDEEISASPELNLNHDKGLTQGDMRLDPEQKSLFEGDKSDDSNKRAVSKSHLWKNNTVYYKFSQGFKPETKSAIKNAIKEWQKTFKGCLAFVHLKNSESLMKNISSKEFWEKMVPHIFFSSHKIGCWLGDGILPGQQILSVDESCGDKGTVMRLIGQAVGLENEINRPDRSKFIEVLEKNIYDFMNDIFEISKDIDSMGYPFDFWSIMNLAPTFGSKNKKPTIEVQKKYRYLQTDLGQRSYLSFLNIARVRAMYKCNKIPSPESKNVCVSKATKGRDYRGKLDYTEEGVTCQPWNMKYPHRHDYDSSNQADGLGKHNYCRNPGGKRERPWCFTTLMDTEKQYCDLKICKENESE